CGAAGTCGCCGCGGCGCAGCGCGGAGCGCTCGAGGCGGCGCGCGATCTCGGTCTCGCCGACCTCTCGGAACGGCGCGGCGGGCAAGAACGGCGATCGCGAGCGCACCATCGGGCGCCAGGCGTCGACCGCCCCCTGCCAGTCCTCTTCGACGTAGCGCTCCGCGCCCGCGAGGAACGCCGCGGCGCCGTCGAGGCGGCCGGCCCGCGCGGTGCGCCCCTCGCGGAGGGAGCGGAGCTTCGCCAGACACGGGCGCGCCAGCTCCGGCGTCGCGTGCATGCAGAGCGCGATCGCGGGCAGCTCGTAGTGGGGCTGATCCGTGTGCAGGCGATGGACGTCGCCCAGCACCCACGCGCGCACGAGCGGGTCGGCGGTCTCGTGCTCGCGCTCGAGGAGCGCGGCCAGCTCCAGCAGCCAGACGAGCGCGTCGTGGTCGCCGTTGATGAGCCGGCCGAAGGTCAGCTGGTCGTGGGAGAGCGCCTCGCCCAGCCGCTCGTACGCGCGCCCGAAGCGGGCCTCGCTGATCTCCACCCGCGCCCGCAGGTACTCGCCCGCCAGCCGGCTCATCGGCCCGGCCGTCGCGTAGCGCGCGGCCATGCGCCGTACCTCCTCGCGCCGCCCCTCGCGCAGGAGCTGATCCGCGAGCAGCGTCCCGTGCAGGGGGAGCATGCCGCCGCTCTGGTAGGCCCGGCGGAGGAGGGGCAGGGCGCGCTCGGGATCGCCGAGCACGGGCAGCGCGAGCGTGCGCCAGGCCTCGGGCGAGCCGGGGTGCCAGGCGGCGAGCGCGCGGGTCGCGGCGACGGCGCCCGGCGTGCGCAGCATCGCCCGGACGAAGTGCACGCGGAGCCACCAGTCCCGCGGGAGATCCTCCACCGCGGTGAGCAAGAGGTCGCGCGCCCGGTCCATCTCGTCGAGCAGCTCCCAGAGCTGGATCTCGCCGCGGGCGAGCGTGGCCCGCGCGATCGGGTGCGTCTCGTCGCGGCGCGCGGCGCCGAGCGTCTCGGCGATCTCGCGCAGCGCCTCCGGGGACAGGGCGTCGGCGTTCTCGGGCGCGGTCAGCGCGAGCCGCGCCGGGCTGCTGCGGTCGAGCGACGGAGGGGTCAACGCGTCCGCCCCGTCCACGCGCCACTGGGTGCAGATGCGGCCGATCTCTCCCTCGATGGGCCCGAGCTCCGCGCGCCGCGCGATCAGCGCCTCGCAGCGCGCCTCCACGCCCACGCCGGTCAGCGACGCGTCGAAGAGCTCGTCCGCGAGCCACATCACCGCCGCGCTCTCCGTGCCCGTCCAGGTCGCGATCACTGGATCGAGCTGCTCCCGGAACGGCAGCCCGTCCGCGAGCGCGTCGATCGCCTGCGCCACGGCGGCGTAGAGCGCCTGACCCTCACCCTCGCCGGACGCGAGCGCCTCGCCGCCCCGGAGCACCCGCAGCGAGACGTGCATGGTTCCGTCTTCGTCCCGGGAGACCTCGCCGTCGACGTACGCGTCCGCCTGGCGCGCGGCCTCCAGGGTCGTCGCGCGCGCGTCGTCTGCCCCCCACGGATCCTCGGGGAAGTCGTCGCCGGCCACGATCGGCAGGCCCGCCAGCGCCGCCGGTCCCCGGGTGCGCGCCGGGTCACCGCCCAGCCGCCAGCCGAGGCGCGCGCACACGAGGTCGGCCGCCATCGCGCCCAGCCAGCCCGTGGGCGCCTCCACCCCGGACGCCTCGAGCACGGGGCACGCGAGGGTCGGGTCGTCGGGCAGCCCCTCCGGCTCTGGCGGCGGTGGATCGGACCAGAGCAGCGAGCCGGCGAGCGCGCCCGCGAGCAAGACCAGCACGCCGCCCGCCATCCAGCCCCAGGGGAGGCCGGAGCCCGTCTCGGGCGGCGTGACGGAGGGCGTCATCGCGAGCGGATCGATCGGGGCGTCTCCCGCCTCGCTCCGATCGAAGGCCTCGCGGAGCGCGCGCACGAAGCTCGCCGCGTCCTCGAAGCGATCGGCCGCGTCCTTCGAGAGCGCCTTGGCGAAGACCTGGTCGACCTCGATGGGGAGCGAGGACTCGAGGCTGCTCGGGGGCGGCGCGTCGTCGATGAGGATCTGCGCGAGGATGGCGGCCGCGTTCGGCCCGTCCCAGGGCAGCACGCCCGTGAGCGCCTCGTAGGCCGAGGTCGCGAGGGCGAACTGATCGCTCCGTGGGCCCACGTCCCGTCCCCGCGCCTGCTCGGGCGCGAGGTACGAGAGGGTCCCGATGAGCGTGCCCTCCTTGGTCAGGTTGGCGTCCTCGGTCGGCGTGTCCGGGCCCACCGTGTCCGCGACCGCGGGGCCGAAGTCCTTCGCGAGCCCGAAGTCGACGAGGACCGCGCGGCCGTCCTCACGGACCATGATGTTGTCGGGCTTGATGTCCCGGTGCACGACGCCGTTCGCGTGCGCGTGATCGAGCGCGTCGGCGACCTGGCCGAGACACTCGAGCAGCGCGTCGCGATCGAGCGCGTCGTCCTCCATCCGGGCGCGCAGGCTCTCGCCCCGGACCAGCTCCATCACGAGGAAGGCGCCGCCGTCTTCGGTCTCGCCCACGTCGAAGACCTGCGCGATGCCCGGATGCTCGAGCGCGGCGGCCGAGCGGGCCTCGCGCACCAGGCGCGCCCGCGCCTTGCTGTCCCCGATGCGATCCTTCGGCAGCGTCTTGAGGGCCACCAGCCGGCCGAGCTTCTCGTCCCGCGCGCGGTAGACGACGCCCATGCCGCCCGCCCCGAGGGGGCCGACGACGCGATAGCGTTCTCCGACGAGCGCGTTGGCCGGGAGCTGCTCCATGGATCGCCAGAGTCTACCGACTCTCGGCGCCCGCGGGGTCGTCGAGACGCCGTGCGAGGGGCACGCTCGGATCGATGACGTCGCGCGCCGCGACGCAGAGGGTGATGAACGCGCTCGGATCGGGCGCCGCGGCCTCGGGTGGAACGAAGCGCAGCGCGTGGGTGAAGCAGCGGCGGCCCTCCGCGCCCGCGATCTCGCGGCGCAGGAACAGGCGCTCGCTGGTGCGCCCCGCCTCGCGCCCGTCGCCCCAGAAGAGCGGGGTGCCCGCCTCGAGGAAGGTGTCGCCCGTCGTGTCGCGGCCGAGCGCGCCGAAGAGCAGCCCGGCGGGCGGACCGACGGCGTGGAACGGCACGCGCACCACCAGCCGGCCGCAGCGCGGTCGGATCTCGACTCTCGACTCGCTGCCGCCCTGCATGTCGATCACCTCGGCGGGCATCGCGTTCGCGTGGTCCGAGTGCACACGCCCGCTCCCCGCGATCGTCGGCACGCCCGCCTCGAGCGCCTCGCCGTTGAGCATCATCGCCCGGCCCAGTGGGGGCGCGGGCGTGCTCGGCAGGTAGCGCGTGCCGACCTCGCCGGGGGCCAGCCGCACCACCGTGGTGAGCGATCCGAAGCGCGCGCGGAAGAGGTTCTGATTGCCGAGCGGCTCGAGTGGCACGCCGCGCCCGAGGTGGATCGACGTGCCGTCCTGGAAGCTCTGGTCGACCTCCCGCGTCGTGACCGGCACCAGCGCCGCGCTCGGCACGAAGAGCTTCAGCCGCATCGACGCGAGCGCGGGCGGCGAGGTCGCGCAGTGGGGATCCGACGGTGCCCCCAGGGTCTCGAGCGCCACCCAGCCGTCTCGCTCCCAGAGCACGCGGAAGGGCGCGAGCGCGGTGCGTCCCCACGGCTCGCGGGCCGCGCGGGCGGAGAGCAGGGTGAGCGACGGCGCGCTTCGATCCGGCGCGACGTGCATCGGCGCGCCCTGCCAGATGACCGCGTAGCTCGACGTCTCCGTGCTCTGCACGGGCTGCCACGAGCGCCGCGGAGGCGCGCACGATGTCGTCGCGGCGAGGAGGAGAGAGAAGAGCGCCAAGCGCGCCATGGCCCTGCGATGACACAGCGGCCGGGCGGGCGCACGGGCTCCGCGTGTCAGGGGCCGCAGATCGGCATCGCGGCGACGGGGTCGCCGGCCACGACGTCGTCGATCCAGACGGCGTCGGAGCCGCTCGAGACCGAGCCGTCCTTGTCGTACCGCCACTCCAGCGTGTGCATGCCGGCGCCGACCGGATAGGTGGACTGCGCCCAGCTGGTGGTGCCGGACCAGCGGTCCATGCGCGTGCCGTCGAGGTAGAACTCGAGGTAGTCGAAGCCGCTCTCGGTGCTCGTCCTGCGCCAGAAAGAGATGTTCCCGGCCGCGCTCATCATGACGGTGTGATGGAGGCTCGTGACCTGGTTGTGCCCGATGGTGCCGCTCTCGGCGGACCGGGCGCCGCCGTGGGACTGCGCGGTCGACGTCCGCCAGCTCGCGTCGCCCGTGGTCGTGTATCCCGTGGGCAGCGACGTGCTCTCGAAGCCCTCGGCGCCGCCGCCGGAGCGGATCACCACGTCGTCGATCCAGACGCGGTCGTCACCGCTCGAGACCGAGCCGTCTTTCGTGTAGCGCCACTCGACGGTGTGCCGGCCCGCGCCGCCGAGGGACACGGTGGTCTGGGTCCACCCGAGGGTGCCCGCCCACCGACCCTGGCGCGCGCCGTCCACCCAGATCTCCAGGTAGTCGAAGCCGCTCTCGGTGCTCGTCGTGTACCAGAACGCCAGCTCGGCCGGGCTCGACAGATCGAAGACCGCCGTGAGCGTCGAGGACTGCGAGTGCGTGATGGCGCCGCTGTGCGCGGCCATCGCGCCGCCGTGCGTCCGGCTGCCGTCCACGACCCAGCCCGCCGTCCCGCCCGGGGTCCAGCCCCCCGGCATGCCGCCCTCGAAGTCGTACGTCAGCGTCGTCGGCGCCGCGCCGCACGCGCCGCCAGCGCACACCGTGCCGCCGCTGGCGCACGCCGAACAGTCCGCGGCCGGCGCGCCGGTGCACGCGCCCGCCTGGCAGGTCTCGGCGACGCAGTCCGAGGGATCGGCGTCGCAGTCCGCGCCGTCCGCGCGCGGCGCCGTCGTGCAGCCGAGGGAAGGATCGCACGTTCCGATGACGCAGGGGCCATCCATCGCCGAGCAGTCGGCCGCCGCGCCGCCGCACGTGCCCGCCGCGCAGGCGTCGTCCATCGTGCACGCGTCTCCGTCGTCGCACGCGGTCCCGTCCGCGCGCGGCTGCGCGCCGCACGCGCCGGTCCCCGGGTCGCACACCCCCATCACGCACGGGCCGTCGAGCCCGCTGCAGTCGACGCCCATGCACGCGGGGGAAACGCCCGAGTCGGCGGCCCCCGAGTCCACGCCCATCGGCACGCCCGAGTCGACGAGCGGCGGCACCTCGGCGTCCGTCTCGCCGCCGTCGACGCCCGGGAGCGTGCCCGCGTCACGCACCCCGGAGTCGGTCGTGGGCGGTGGACGGACGCCCGTGTCCGGGTCCGTGTCTCCGCCGCGCGCGCAGGCGCTGAGCAGGAGCGCCAGGCAGCAAAGACGACGCATCCTCAAAGGGTCGGCGCGGCGGCCTCCCCGGTCAAGGCGGCGAGGATCGCGTCGGTGTGCTCGCCGCGCTTCGGGGCCGGCGTGTCGGGGTGCACCGCGCCGGGCAGGGGCGACTTCATCCAGCCGCGCGCGTCCGCCAGCCCGCGGGCGCGGACCTGCGGGTGTCCGGCCGCCTCCTCCGGGCTGAGCACGGCGCTCGCCGGCACGCCGATCTCCTCGAAGCGGCGCAGCCACTCGTCGCACGCGCGTCCGCGCAGCCGCCGCGCCACGACCGGCTTGAGCGCGGGCCCGGCCGCGATGCGCGCCGCGAGCGGGAGCTTCTTCATCGGCCCGAGGTCGAGCTCCTCGCAGAGCGCCTTCCAGAAGTGGCCCTCGTCGACGATGCCGACGCTGATCCAGCGATCGTCGGCGCACCGGAAGACGCCGTAGTGCGGCATCGCGTAGAGCTTCGCGCGGGCGAGGAATTCGAGGAGCGGGCGGGTGATCGCGTCGACGAGCAGGCCGCTCCCGAGCTGCTTCTTCGCGCCGCCGGCGAGGTCGACGCCGAGGCCCCAGACGTTCACCCAGGAGAGCACGCCGTCGGCCATCGCGACGTCGAGGTAGGCGCCGCCGCCCTTGGCCCGCGCGGCGCAGATGCCGCTCACCGCGAGGAGCGACGAGCTGAGGTCGGCGATGGGGAGCATCGAGTAGCCCGGCTCCCCCTTGCCGTCGCGCTCGAGGTGGGAGACGCCGGCGAGCGACTGCAGGTTCAGATCGTGCCCGGGGTGCGTGCGGTAGGGGCCGTCCTGGCCGAAGGCGCTGATCGAGCAGTACACGAGGTCGGGGTTGAGGGCCTTCGCGCGCGGGTAGTCCAGCTCGAGGCGCTCCATCACACCCGGACGGAAGCCCTCCACGAGCACGTCGGCCCACCGCACGAGCGCCTCCACGTGTGGGCGACTCTCCGCGTCGCGCAGGTCGAGCACCACGCTCCGCTTGCCGCGGTTCACCATCGAGAAGAACGGCTCCATGAACCGGCCGGGATCGCCCTTCGGCGGCTCGACCTTGACCACGTCGGCGCCCCAGCAGCTGAGCAGAAAGGTGGCGTAGGGGCCGGGGAGGTTCTGACTGAAGTCGAGGACCTTCAGCCCGGCCAGCGGGAGCGCTTCGTCGGTCATGAGCGCGCGAGGATAGCTTCATGCATCATCGGTCGCGATGACCCCGACGCGGATCGACCGCTACGAGATCGAGGGCCGCCTGGGACAGGGCGGCTTCGGAGAGGTCCTGCGCGCGCGGCACACGGTGCTCGGCACACGCGTGGCGCTCAAGCTCCTCGCCGCCCAGCACAGCGCCTCGCCGGGCATGGTCGAGCGTTTTCTCCGCGAGGCGCAGATGGCGGCCGCCATCGGCAACCCGCACATCGTCTCCGTCACCGACGCGGGCGTGACGAGCGACGGCCAGCCCTTCCTCGCGATGGAGCTGCTCGACGGTGAGGACCTCGAGCAGCGGATCGAGCGGGGCGGGCCGCTCCACGTGCACGAGGCGATCGACGTCGTGCTCCAGATCCTCGAGGGGCTCCGCGCGGCGCACGCGGCCGGCATCGTGCATCGCGACATGAAGCCCGCGAACGTCTTCCTCGTGAAGGGCCCGGACGGCCGCCCCTTCGTGAAGCTGCTCGACTTCGGCATCAGCAAGGTGACCGAGCCGGGCAAGGTGTCTTCGCTGACCAAGACGGGCGTGATGCTGGGCACGCCTGCGTACATGGCGCCGGAGCAGCTACAGGACACGCGCTCGGTCGATCAGCGCGCGGACCTGTACGCGGTCGCGGCGATCCTGTTCGAGGCGCTCACCGGCCGGCTCCCCTACGACGCCGACTCCTTCGCGGACTTGATGGCGCGCGTGCAGGGACGTGAGCCGCTCCGCCTCGATCAGGCGATGCCCCAGGCGCCGCGGGCGCTCGTCGAGCTCATCGATCGGGGCCTGATGCCGGATCCGCGGGCGCGCTATCGGGACGCGGCCGAGATGGCGGACGCGCTCCGTCGGGCGCGTGAGGCGATCACCCCCACGGTCGCGCGGGCCGAGCCCGGGACCGGCCCGATGGGGGACTGGGGCGCGGGCGCGTCGCAGCCGAACCCGCACGCGCACTCTCACGCGCTGCCTCACACGCGCGGCGCGCCTCCGTCCATGTCGGGCTCGAATCCCGGCTCCGTCCCGGGACCGACGGCGTCGGTCACCGCCGCGCGATCGCCGTCGAGCGGTCCGCTGTGGCTGGCCGGCGTGGCGGGCGGCGTCGTGCTCGTCGGCGCGTGCCTCGTCGGCGGCGCGATCGCCTACAGCTTCCTCGACGAGGACGCGCCCACGCCCTCGACGCCGGTGATGCCCGTGCCGCCGACGCCGCCTCCGATCGTCGCGCCGACGCCGCCTCCGATCGTCACACCACCCGTCGCGCCCGCCCCCCCATCGCAGGGCGGACCGCAGCCCGTCGATCCCGACGCGCCGCTCGTGGCCACGCCGATCCCCGAGGGCGCCGAGCCTTGCGACGTGCCGGTCGTGCACGACGTCGCCTGCGACCGCGGCTGGGACCGCCACCTCCCCGAGACGTGCGAGGTGCGCCGCGGCCGTGAGCTGCACGTGTTCGGCGCCTACTCGCCCGTCAACGGGACCATTCGCGTGGACGTCTCCCGGACCGCGGCGCCCCTGATCCTCGTGCTCAACGCCTACACCGCGACGCGGTGGGAGATCCGCGCGGCGGAGGGCGTGGAGATCGAGGAGATCATCGTCAGCGGCATGAACCAGCACAGCGTGACCGGCGCCCCGGCTGGCACCCGCATCACCAACCGCGGCCCGCGCGGCGGCGGCTATCCGATCATGGCGTGGGAGTGGGAGGGCCGGAGCTGGTCCGGCGAGCAGGCGGCGCAGGTGGCCGAGCGAAACACGCGCCTCCCGCTGCGCAGCTGGGTCGGTTGCTACGAGGCGAGCCGGTTCGCGCTGGGACAGCTGGCGCCGTAGCGCGCTGTTCAAGCGCGCTGGTCGCCGATCCACGCGCGCCGCGGGTCGTGACGCGAGCGGAACCGCGCCACGGTCCGCACCGGGCAGGTGGCGATCAGCGTGCGCTCCTCGAGCTGCAGCGGCACCCGCCGCGACGCGAGCAGCGTCCGCATCGCCACGTTCTCGGGGAGCACCATGAAGCGAAGGCGCGCCACGCCGCGCAGGTTGGCCACCCAGGCGACCCGCCGGAGCAGGCCCACGCCGAGGCCGCGGCCCTGGGCCTCGTCCAGCACGGTGACGGCGACGTGGGCGAGCTTCGGGTCGTCCGGGCTGCGCACGTAGCGCGCGACGCCGAGCCCCTCGAGCATGCCCGAAGGGTGGAGCCACGCGGCGCCCAGCGCGAAGTGGTCGTCGCCGTCCGGCTCGCTCAGGTAGCGCAGCTCCCCCGGCGTCAGGCGGTGCTTCGCCCCGAAGAAGCGCAGGTATCTCGCGTCGGGAGACAGGCGCGCGAACCCCTCCTCGATGAGCTCGCGGTGCTCGGGTCCGATCGCGCGAAAGACAATCTTCGGCTCCAGCTTCGAGTCCGACATGACGTCTACCTTGGCCGCGGCGCGTTTCGACGCGGTTTCGTGTCCGAAACATCGTGTGGGCGCCAACGCGGTTGGCGCACCTTCGTCACACGCTCGCCGCTCGGCGTTGGCGCGCATCTTGAGAAGCAGGGGCGCATGCGCTCTCTCTCCGCGTGCTCGACGCTGCTCGCGTCGGTCCTCCTGGCCGCTTGCACCGGCCAGCCCATCGGTGATCCCTGCATCCCCGAGCGCGTGCCCCCCGGCGGCTTCGTCGCGGCCGAGACCTACCTCGAGACGGGCTCCGTGGACTGCGAGACCCGGCTCTGCATGGTGCGCGGGCTCGACGGGGACCCGCGTCGCCAGTGCGACGACGGCACGTGTCCGTCGGAGACCATGGTGAGGGACCACGTCTATTGCACGGCCGCGTGCGCGGCCGACGTCGAATGCCCCGATGGCTTCGTGTGCGTCGACGTCGGCGCCGGGTCCTTCTGCGCCCGCGATCTGCCTCCCGGATAGTGGCGTCGCGACGAGGGTCGGGTACTCTGGCCCGGTGGAGCTTCTGATCGCGCTCGCCGTCGCGCTCGCCGTGGTCGGCATCGTCGCCCTCGTCGTGCAGAAGACGCAGCCGGCCCTGTCCGCGGGAGACGACCCCAAGGCGCGCGCGTGGGAGATGTTCCAGATGGTCGCCGAAGAGGTCGGCGGGCTGACGGTGGTGAAGACCGACGACGGGTGGCCCCGCCTCCGTGGGCTGGTCGACGGGCTCGACGTGGAGATCGACTACGACAACCACCTGGCCAAGGGCCTCGAGGCGATGCTCGGCATGCGGTGCCGGATCCCCGAGGCGGAGGGCTCGCCGCCGACGGTGGTCTGGGTCGGCAGCGTCGACGTGCTGCACGCGCACTACGGGCGGCCTCGCCCGGCGGGAGACGCCGACGGCCTGTTCGAGGTGTACACGCGCCGCGAGCCGACGGCGTCGGAGTGGTGGCAGGACAAGGAGCTGTACGAGGTCCTCGCGACGCTGCCGGGCGCAGGCGTGGTCCTCGAGGACGGGCAGCTCACGGTCGTCTTCGTCGACCTGGACGCAGACTCCATCCGTACCGCGCTGGGCGTTCCGTCCCTCATTCGCCGCGGCGTCCGACAGGTCACGCTCCACTGAGCGCCTCGCGCTGGCCGAGCGCCCGCGGGGGCACGCTCCCTTGGCTCGAAGGCGGGGAGAGACTAGATTTGGGGCGTTCCCGATGCCTCCCACGAGCAGCCAAGCGCATTGCATGATCGCGTACGCGCTCGTGAGCGCCCTCGTGGCGTGCGACGGGCCGTGCGACCCGAGCGCGCCCGGAGTGATCTGCGCCCTCGCGGGCACCGGTGAGTTCGGGTTCAACCGCGACGGCCACCCCCCGGAGGAGACCGACTTCTACCTGCTCTCGGCGGTGCGACGGGGACCTGAGGGCCGCATCTACCTCATGGACTTCAACAACCAGCGAGTGCGTCGCATCGACGACGAAGGGCTGGTGCGAACCGTCATCGGCAACGGGTTTCACGCCCTCGCCGACCCGACGGTGCCGGCGATCGACTCGCCCCTCGAGAACCCCGTCGACTTCGCGTTCGCGCCCGACGGCGCCCTCGTGTTCACCTCCTATCACGACCCGCGCGTCATGCGTCTGGAGGCGGACGGAACGCTGAGCGTCCTCGCGGGCACGGGCGAGATCGGGCTCCGGGGAGTCGAGGGCGACTTCGAGGACGCGCTCTTGGCGCAGTTCAACCAGCTCGACGGCATCGCGATCGACGACGCCGGCGCCATCTACGTCTCGGACAGCCTCACCCACCGCGTTCGGGTCATCCGCGACGGCGTCGTGTACCCCGTCGCGGGGACTGGCGAGCGGGCCTTCTCGGGCGACGGGGGGCCCGCCACCGCGGCCGCGCTCCACTGGCCGACGGCCATCGAGCTCGACGCCGACGGCGCGCTCTACATCGCAGACAGCCTCAACCACGCCATCCGGCGCGTGGCCCCCGACGGGACGATCACCACGGTCGCGGGGACCGGAACGCCGGGCTTCTCGGGCGACGGGGGGCCGGCGACCGAGGCGCAGCTGAACCAGCCGAACGGCCTCGCGATCGACCCCGACGGCGTCCTCTACGTCGCGGACCGCGAGAGCTTCCGCATCCGTCGGATCGGCACCGACGGGGTGATCGAGACCATCGCGGGCACCGGAGAGCGCGGGTGGTCCGGAGACGGCGGCCCCGCGCTCGACGCTCGCTTCGGCCATGTCGCGCGCATCGCGCTCGATGGCGACCACCTCCTGGTCGCCGATCAGTCCAACGCGTGCGCGCGTCGAATCAGGCTGCCCTGAGCCTCACGGCTCGGTGCACGTTCCGAGGTAGCCGACCGGAGGGTCGCCGCAGCCCTGGTGGCACTGCGCGCAGCGAGCGGGGTTGTCCTCGTCGACCACGAAGTCGGCGTCGATGCCCTGCCAGTACCAGTCGAGGTCGAGCGGCGCGCTGCCGTCCTCGAGGCGCTGCATCACCGTCCACCGGACGACCTCGCCGCTGCAGTCCGCGTCGCCGAAGTCGTACTCCTCCTTGACGACGATGGAGCCGACCGGGAAGGGGTCCATGCGGTTCTCGTAGGGACCGAGCGCGTCGGGGTCGGCGAGTACGCGGATCACGTGGAGATCGTGATCGCCGCTCTGCCGGCAGCCGCGCACCTCCGTGTAGGTGTCCGCGTAGTCGATCGGCAGGATGGGGTCGGGGGGCGGAGGCGGGGGCGGCTCCATCGGACACCCCCCGAGCAGCCCCGCCGCCACCAGCGCGAGCCCCGCCGCGCAGAGTCTGTGCGCGTGCCTCATGGGGTGTTGAACACGCGGATGACGCTGTTGCCTGTGTCGGCCACGTA
This portion of the Sandaracinaceae bacterium genome encodes:
- a CDS encoding serine/threonine-protein kinase, producing the protein MEQLPANALVGERYRVVGPLGAGGMGVVYRARDEKLGRLVALKTLPKDRIGDSKARARLVREARSAAALEHPGIAQVFDVGETEDGGAFLVMELVRGESLRARMEDDALDRDALLECLGQVADALDHAHANGVVHRDIKPDNIMVREDGRAVLVDFGLAKDFGPAVADTVGPDTPTEDANLTKEGTLIGTLSYLAPEQARGRDVGPRSDQFALATSAYEALTGVLPWDGPNAAAILAQILIDDAPPPSSLESSLPIEVDQVFAKALSKDAADRFEDAASFVRALREAFDRSEAGDAPIDPLAMTPSVTPPETGSGLPWGWMAGGVLVLLAGALAGSLLWSDPPPPEPEGLPDDPTLACPVLEASGVEAPTGWLGAMAADLVCARLGWRLGGDPARTRGPAALAGLPIVAGDDFPEDPWGADDARATTLEAARQADAYVDGEVSRDEDGTMHVSLRVLRGGEALASGEGEGQALYAAVAQAIDALADGLPFREQLDPVIATWTGTESAAVMWLADELFDASLTGVGVEARCEALIARRAELGPIEGEIGRICTQWRVDGADALTPPSLDRSSPARLALTAPENADALSPEALREIAETLGAARRDETHPIARATLARGEIQLWELLDEMDRARDLLLTAVEDLPRDWWLRVHFVRAMLRTPGAVAATRALAAWHPGSPEAWRTLALPVLGDPERALPLLRRAYQSGGMLPLHGTLLADQLLREGRREEVRRMAARYATAGPMSRLAGEYLRARVEISEARFGRAYERLGEALSHDQLTFGRLINGDHDALVWLLELAALLEREHETADPLVRAWVLGDVHRLHTDQPHYELPAIALCMHATPELARPCLAKLRSLREGRTARAGRLDGAAAFLAGAERYVEEDWQGAVDAWRPMVRSRSPFLPAAPFREVGETEIARRLERSALRRGDFAGAHPVHALRAQRAADEGDAARARELAERVLRAWASADVEVPAVTRMRALLER
- a CDS encoding CoA transferase, with the protein product MTDEALPLAGLKVLDFSQNLPGPYATFLLSCWGADVVKVEPPKGDPGRFMEPFFSMVNRGKRSVVLDLRDAESRPHVEALVRWADVLVEGFRPGVMERLELDYPRAKALNPDLVYCSISAFGQDGPYRTHPGHDLNLQSLAGVSHLERDGKGEPGYSMLPIADLSSSLLAVSGICAARAKGGGAYLDVAMADGVLSWVNVWGLGVDLAGGAKKQLGSGLLVDAITRPLLEFLARAKLYAMPHYGVFRCADDRWISVGIVDEGHFWKALCEELDLGPMKKLPLAARIAAGPALKPVVARRLRGRACDEWLRRFEEIGVPASAVLSPEEAAGHPQVRARGLADARGWMKSPLPGAVHPDTPAPKRGEHTDAILAALTGEAAAPTL
- a CDS encoding serine/threonine-protein kinase: MTPTRIDRYEIEGRLGQGGFGEVLRARHTVLGTRVALKLLAAQHSASPGMVERFLREAQMAAAIGNPHIVSVTDAGVTSDGQPFLAMELLDGEDLEQRIERGGPLHVHEAIDVVLQILEGLRAAHAAGIVHRDMKPANVFLVKGPDGRPFVKLLDFGISKVTEPGKVSSLTKTGVMLGTPAYMAPEQLQDTRSVDQRADLYAVAAILFEALTGRLPYDADSFADLMARVQGREPLRLDQAMPQAPRALVELIDRGLMPDPRARYRDAAEMADALRRAREAITPTVARAEPGTGPMGDWGAGASQPNPHAHSHALPHTRGAPPSMSGSNPGSVPGPTASVTAARSPSSGPLWLAGVAGGVVLVGACLVGGAIAYSFLDEDAPTPSTPVMPVPPTPPPIVAPTPPPIVTPPVAPAPPSQGGPQPVDPDAPLVATPIPEGAEPCDVPVVHDVACDRGWDRHLPETCEVRRGRELHVFGAYSPVNGTIRVDVSRTAAPLILVLNAYTATRWEIRAAEGVEIEEIIVSGMNQHSVTGAPAGTRITNRGPRGGGYPIMAWEWEGRSWSGEQAAQVAERNTRLPLRSWVGCYEASRFALGQLAP
- a CDS encoding GNAT family N-acetyltransferase produces the protein MSDSKLEPKIVFRAIGPEHRELIEEGFARLSPDARYLRFFGAKHRLTPGELRYLSEPDGDDHFALGAAWLHPSGMLEGLGVARYVRSPDDPKLAHVAVTVLDEAQGRGLGVGLLRRVAWVANLRGVARLRFMVLPENVAMRTLLASRRVPLQLEERTLIATCPVRTVARFRSRHDPRRAWIGDQRA
- a CDS encoding SMP-30/gluconolactonase/LRE family protein, whose product is MIAYALVSALVACDGPCDPSAPGVICALAGTGEFGFNRDGHPPEETDFYLLSAVRRGPEGRIYLMDFNNQRVRRIDDEGLVRTVIGNGFHALADPTVPAIDSPLENPVDFAFAPDGALVFTSYHDPRVMRLEADGTLSVLAGTGEIGLRGVEGDFEDALLAQFNQLDGIAIDDAGAIYVSDSLTHRVRVIRDGVVYPVAGTGERAFSGDGGPATAAALHWPTAIELDADGALYIADSLNHAIRRVAPDGTITTVAGTGTPGFSGDGGPATEAQLNQPNGLAIDPDGVLYVADRESFRIRRIGTDGVIETIAGTGERGWSGDGGPALDARFGHVARIALDGDHLLVADQSNACARRIRLP
- a CDS encoding cytochrome P460 family protein; amino-acid sequence: MRHAHRLCAAGLALVAAGLLGGCPMEPPPPPPPDPILPIDYADTYTEVRGCRQSGDHDLHVIRVLADPDALGPYENRMDPFPVGSIVVKEEYDFGDADCSGEVVRWTVMQRLEDGSAPLDLDWYWQGIDADFVVDEDNPARCAQCHQGCGDPPVGYLGTCTEP